TAAAGTTCGGATTTTCCGTCATAACTTCTGATTTAATTGGCCCCCAAAATCCCCATGGCTTCGTCTTCTGATAAAAAGATTTGACCTGTTCACGATTAGGCAATGGTTCAAGAAATGTACCGACGATACATCCTATCAATGCAAAGAAGAAAATAATAGGGAACACAAAAATATCGACATACTCCGGAAAAAAAATGAACTTGACAGTCGACCCTATCAATCCAAAAAGCATTCCCCAGAAATAACCATTTCCTGAAAATCGCCACCAAATCCATTTGAGGATATTGGCCGCAACATAACCACCATAAAGGGAAGAACTTAGCCAAAGGATTAGAGAGTTGAGCGAACCAGCGTTGAAGCCAAAAGCAATACCTACCATTACCAATGCCAATGATGATAGGATGCTTAATTGTACTAATTTCTTGTCAGGAGCCCCGGGGTTTATATATTTTTTGTAAATGTCATTGACAATATAGGCGGGAGCAGAGTTTACGAACGCGGCAAAAGTCCCCATGAAAGCCGCGAGAAAACCGGCAAGCATCAAGCCTTTTAGCCCCACAGGCAAAAATTTATTGATGGCCATGGGAAGCACTTGTTCAAAATCTATATTATCGCCCATTGCGGCCATTTCAGGGCCTAAATAAACTAAGGCAAGTACGGCAAAGCCGATAATCATGAAATACCTTGGAACATATAAAACACAAATGGTCAAAAAACTCATTTTGGCCGCTTCGGCCGGGGTTTTAGTGGCTAAAATACGTTGCATGTCATAACTGGGAACAGGTCCCGCTATGGAAGCAAAGACGCCCTTAAGCACCATGAGCATGAAGAGTATTCCGAAAAGGTCAAATCCGTCTGAGGCAATTTTATTATTCACCTGTGGGAAGGTGGTATTGCTCCAATCCAAGTCCAGATTCCACCCAAACCAAAGTTTGTCCCAAGTTTTTGGAACAACCGCAGCAATCTGCTCAGCCGAGACCATAGTATAGGCAACGATTCCCACCCCAACGCAGGCAATGGTCATGATGACAAACTGCATGACCTCCGTGGCCACAACACTGTGCATGCCCCCTTTTACCGTGTACAAAGAGGTGAGCCCGCAAATGAGAAGCGCATAACTTCTGGCAGAAGAAATTTGATATCCGAAAAAATCAAAACCAAAATCCCAAGGTAGAATGGCCGTACAATACTTTCCAATGCCTTCAAAAAAATACGCGATAAAACCAAGGACACTAATGACCGCAAAAATGACGATAATAATATGTGATAACTTGGCCCCTTTACCGTCACCAAAGCGAAAAGTAATCCATTCTGCTCCGGTCATAACATTGGAGCGGCGCATCCAAATAGCCAGATAGACAAATACGAAAACCTGGTTCCATACTGGCCAAAGCCAAGGAAGCCAAGCACTTTTTAATCCATAAACAAAAAGGATTCCTACGCTCCACATGGTACCCGAAATATCGAACATGCCAGAGGCGTTGCTGAGTCCTAAGTAATACCAGGGAAGCTCATTACCACCCAAGAAATAGGAGTTAAGATTTTTGGAAGATTTTTTGGAAAGATAAAAACCTAAGGCCAAGACGCCTATCACATAGGCTAGTACAATTCCAATATCCCATAGGGAAAGTGTCATGTATTGGTTTACATTGGTTCGTTACCCCTAAAATAGGAAATGTTTGGATTGCCCAGGTTTTAAGCTAATTAATAAATCGAAGTGGACGCATCCATTTTACACTTTTAAAATGAAAAATTTATACTTTTTAGTATTGTGCAATACTACATAGAATTGAAAATAAAGGATGAATCAAAGTTTCAGCGCCATATGCTTCACATAATAATATTTCAAGACCTATGAAGGCAATTACTGCTTTAAAAGTTTAGTTTCAAAATACTTTGCACAAAAAATAGCGGTTCATAAATTTTACTTTGTTGAGTTAGTCATGTTCATTTGACTTCTAGGCTCCAATATTTTATCAATGGTATAAACAATTCCATTAGAACCTCTAATACTTTTTGAACTCACTGTAGCTAAAGTTCCACTTTCATCCAATATTTTAAGCTTGTTATTTTCTAAGCGGAGCGCAAGAAATCCTCCATGTAGTGTTTTTAGACGCATTGGTTTTCCTCCAATTTTTAAACTTGAAATTAATGTTTCTACATCGGTTTCACTTTCAACAAAATGATATTTTAGAATACTCGGGAGTCTATATAAACTGTCGGGAGCTGTAAGA
This sequence is a window from Maribacter aestuarii. Protein-coding genes within it:
- a CDS encoding sodium:solute symporter family protein → MTLSLWDIGIVLAYVIGVLALGFYLSKKSSKNLNSYFLGGNELPWYYLGLSNASGMFDISGTMWSVGILFVYGLKSAWLPWLWPVWNQVFVFVYLAIWMRRSNVMTGAEWITFRFGDGKGAKLSHIIIVIFAVISVLGFIAYFFEGIGKYCTAILPWDFGFDFFGYQISSARSYALLICGLTSLYTVKGGMHSVVATEVMQFVIMTIACVGVGIVAYTMVSAEQIAAVVPKTWDKLWFGWNLDLDWSNTTFPQVNNKIASDGFDLFGILFMLMVLKGVFASIAGPVPSYDMQRILATKTPAEAAKMSFLTICVLYVPRYFMIIGFAVLALVYLGPEMAAMGDNIDFEQVLPMAINKFLPVGLKGLMLAGFLAAFMGTFAAFVNSAPAYIVNDIYKKYINPGAPDKKLVQLSILSSLALVMVGIAFGFNAGSLNSLILWLSSSLYGGYVAANILKWIWWRFSGNGYFWGMLFGLIGSTVKFIFFPEYVDIFVFPIIFFFALIGCIVGTFLEPLPNREQVKSFYQKTKPWGFWGPIKSEVMTENPNFRPNIDFKRDAFNIVIGIIWQMAQVVIPLYFMLRQNTEMVIWSAVLILTSVLLKRYWWDNLEKV
- a CDS encoding fasciclin domain-containing protein, giving the protein MKKTNMKKGVVILSGILSLSVLVISCGDNATKSKLETKGSVYSTSLDFERSVMQILDQSPVYNSFLKLVNAASFFDEIKEMNNIIVFVPTDEAFGPSKYAINDLTAPDSLYRLPSILKYHFVESETDVETLISSLKIGGKPMRLKTLHGGFLALRLENNKLKILDESGTLATVSSKSIRGSNGIVYTIDKILEPRSQMNMTNSTK